A genome region from Micromonospora inyonensis includes the following:
- a CDS encoding NAD-dependent epimerase/dehydratase family protein has product MRVLVLGGTEFIGRRVVERLVGRGDEVVVVHRGRTEPDDLPDCGHLHVDRREFAEVADRVRRFAPDAVVDSYALTRADAESVLPHLPDVPLVLLSSVDVYRAWELLLADDDTPLPAPVTEEAPLRRGRFPYRGQGSGLDDYDKLDVEPAYLARGGTVLRLGMVYGRHDQQRREELVLRRVRAGRVRIPVGAGDALITRLHVDDAADAVLAALDRPEAARGELFNLGEPVTYPVRGWLRLILDAAGHEAQLVRVPDEQVPDDLWLTRRLAQHVLVDSGKAGRLLGWRPMDPVAAVARSVRWHLDHPPTDAAADFDADDRALAA; this is encoded by the coding sequence ATGCGGGTCCTGGTGCTGGGCGGTACGGAGTTCATCGGGCGGCGGGTGGTCGAGCGCCTGGTCGGGCGGGGCGACGAGGTCGTGGTGGTCCACCGGGGCCGCACCGAGCCCGACGACCTCCCCGACTGCGGGCACCTGCACGTCGACCGGCGCGAGTTCGCCGAGGTCGCCGACCGGGTACGCCGGTTCGCGCCGGACGCCGTGGTCGACTCGTACGCGCTGACCCGCGCGGACGCCGAGTCGGTCCTGCCGCACCTGCCCGACGTGCCGCTGGTGCTGCTCTCCAGCGTCGACGTCTACCGGGCCTGGGAACTGCTCCTCGCCGACGACGACACGCCGCTGCCGGCACCGGTCACCGAGGAGGCGCCGCTGCGCCGGGGGCGGTTCCCGTACCGGGGGCAGGGTTCCGGGCTGGACGACTACGACAAGCTCGACGTCGAGCCGGCGTACCTGGCCCGGGGTGGCACCGTGCTCCGGCTCGGCATGGTCTACGGCCGGCACGACCAGCAACGGCGGGAGGAGCTCGTGCTGCGGCGGGTCCGGGCGGGGCGTGTCCGGATACCGGTCGGCGCGGGCGACGCCCTGATCACCCGCCTGCACGTGGACGACGCGGCCGACGCGGTGCTCGCCGCTCTCGACCGGCCGGAGGCCGCCCGGGGTGAGCTGTTCAACCTGGGCGAGCCGGTGACGTACCCGGTGCGGGGCTGGTTGCGGTTGATCCTGGACGCGGCCGGGCACGAGGCCCAGCTGGTCCGGGTGCCCGACGAGCAGGTGCCGGACGACCTGTGGTTGACCCGGCGGCTGGCCCAGCACGTGCTGGTCGACAGCGGCAAGGCCGGCCGGCTGCTGGGCTGGCGGCCGATGGATCCAGTGGCGGCGGTGGCCCGCTCGGTGCGCTGGCACCTGGACCATCCGCCGACGGACGCTGCGGCGGACTTCGACGCCGACGACCGCGCCCTCGCCGCCTGA
- a CDS encoding helix-turn-helix domain-containing protein yields the protein MIGASINAVIRDRIRDLRDRSGMGRDELAERARQYGAPESFTANVVGFLERGRRGLTLEELLALAGALEVTPLELLGDQAAVLVGEGQVEAPVCPSCGGEAGQLEKTVRADVDQLGELGPLEETLTKTAVRLAAEIDRLSGEGIKELPKLTRELRSAVEQILNGRRAVDPDDEEDDLDDLGTPD from the coding sequence GTGATCGGTGCGTCGATCAACGCGGTGATACGCGATCGGATCCGGGATCTGCGGGATCGGTCCGGCATGGGCCGGGACGAGCTGGCCGAGCGGGCACGGCAGTACGGGGCGCCGGAGTCGTTCACCGCGAACGTGGTCGGCTTCTTGGAACGTGGCCGCCGGGGCCTGACGTTGGAAGAGCTGCTCGCGCTCGCCGGCGCGCTTGAGGTGACGCCGCTGGAGCTGCTCGGCGACCAGGCCGCCGTGCTGGTCGGCGAGGGCCAGGTGGAAGCGCCGGTCTGTCCGAGCTGCGGCGGTGAGGCGGGCCAGCTGGAGAAGACGGTCCGCGCCGACGTCGACCAGCTCGGCGAGCTGGGTCCGTTGGAGGAGACGCTGACGAAGACGGCGGTGCGGCTGGCTGCCGAGATCGACCGGCTCAGCGGAGAGGGCATTAAGGAGCTGCCGAAGCTGACCCGGGAGCTGCGCTCGGCCGTCGAGCAGATCCTGAACGGGCGGCGCGCGGTGGACCCGGACGACGAGGAAGACGACCTTGACGATCTCGGCACCCCCGATTGA
- a CDS encoding HNH endonuclease has product MPWGRIDDRLAMSVKVRGLADPGATGLRAKKQRAEALGVWTQLLSWVSGERSDGFLTADILDLFGWDEANERLMRARYGRAPLLHRRDDGERCECMNGRTWVDDWDYLIHDYLDRNPSRSENDVHKAKAKELKNSALKAAVRARDRDVCRYCGNFCPFSDRVSDAGLTYDHVDPEIADGLSNLVVACRGCNRRKSKRTPEAAGMVLRPAPGEQPPASGPTSDLSPDLGPDSGPDPGPHSGPDPGPPPTETPATSGNSAPVCLPTSAVTSVPTQVASSPGTGRGGSGTAPSLGPPRPGPPTAHRIGPPTTPRGPLHGSPYLRTSRPLPEHHAGHPPQPDPEHQDRTEHP; this is encoded by the coding sequence ATGCCTTGGGGGCGCATCGACGACCGGCTGGCCATGTCCGTCAAGGTCCGTGGCCTGGCCGACCCCGGTGCTACCGGGCTGCGGGCGAAGAAGCAGCGCGCCGAGGCGCTCGGCGTGTGGACCCAGCTGCTGTCGTGGGTGTCCGGCGAACGGTCCGACGGGTTCCTCACCGCCGACATCCTCGACCTGTTCGGCTGGGACGAGGCCAACGAGCGGCTCATGCGCGCCCGGTACGGCCGGGCGCCGCTGCTGCACCGCCGCGACGACGGCGAGCGGTGCGAGTGCATGAACGGCCGGACGTGGGTCGACGACTGGGATTACTTGATCCACGACTACCTCGACCGCAACCCGTCCCGGTCGGAGAACGACGTCCACAAGGCCAAGGCCAAGGAGCTGAAGAACTCCGCCCTGAAGGCGGCCGTCCGGGCCCGCGACCGCGACGTGTGCCGCTACTGCGGCAACTTCTGCCCCTTCTCCGACCGGGTCTCCGACGCCGGCCTCACTTACGACCACGTCGACCCCGAGATCGCCGACGGCCTGTCCAACCTCGTAGTGGCCTGCCGCGGCTGCAACCGCCGCAAGTCCAAGCGCACCCCCGAGGCCGCCGGCATGGTGCTGCGTCCCGCGCCCGGCGAGCAGCCACCCGCATCCGGACCAACGTCAGACCTGAGTCCGGACCTAGGTCCGGACTCAGGTCCCGACCCAGGTCCGCACTCAGGTCCCGATCCAGGTCCCCCACCCACCGAAACGCCTGCCACCAGCGGCAACAGCGCACCCGTCTGCCTTCCGACCAGCGCCGTCACCAGCGTCCCGACTCAGGTCGCGTCGTCTCCCGGGACGGGACGGGGCGGGTCGGGCACCGCTCCCTCACTAGGTCCCCCACGCCCCGGACCACCTACCGCCCACCGCATCGGACCCCCGACCACACCCCGAGGCCCCCTGCACGGATCCCCGTACCTCCGCACCTCCCGGCCCCTTCCCGAACACCACGCCGGACATCCACCGCAGCCCGACCCCGAGCACCAGGACCGCACGGAGCACCCATGA
- a CDS encoding tyrosine-type recombinase/integrase, which yields MWIEKNGRTWRIRELLAGEKITLASGYETKSAAQNAMTIMKADALRGDALVPRGGELTLADWVATWWPAYRRALKETSRNSIEGVINRYIVSMLGHLRLGELSEQPLIVQRWTNDLLDGRTRVKKPRPLANKTVRNAHGQLYVIMAAAITHKYIRHNPCEHTLLPEEDDDRDEMLFLTPEEADRVIQATPEHWRPLILLFMATGLRWSEAMGLRKRDIDLVRNRLHVRLQTVEVSGRPIDQTPKTKRGKRHVTFQHDIAEVLRPLLDGKRSDDRVFTGPKGGLIRRKEFYEIWWFVREAAGFPGLRLHDLRHTHVAWLIAANVPLSAISRRIGHKDIGFTDQRYGHLLPEVDEGVVAAVEAAMRKVDFRGNVGEPVPA from the coding sequence ATGTGGATCGAGAAGAACGGGCGTACCTGGCGGATCCGCGAGCTCCTCGCCGGCGAGAAGATCACCCTCGCCAGCGGGTACGAGACGAAGAGCGCCGCCCAGAACGCCATGACGATCATGAAGGCAGACGCGCTGCGCGGCGACGCTCTGGTGCCACGCGGCGGGGAACTCACCCTGGCTGACTGGGTGGCCACCTGGTGGCCGGCCTACAGGCGCGCCCTCAAGGAGACCAGCCGGAACAGCATCGAAGGCGTGATCAACCGGTACATCGTGTCGATGCTCGGGCACCTGCGCCTGGGCGAGCTTTCGGAACAGCCACTCATCGTGCAGCGTTGGACAAACGACCTGCTCGACGGGCGCACCCGGGTCAAGAAGCCGCGGCCACTGGCAAACAAGACGGTGCGTAATGCCCACGGTCAGCTGTACGTGATCATGGCCGCCGCCATCACGCACAAGTACATCCGCCACAACCCGTGCGAACACACGCTGCTGCCTGAGGAGGACGACGACCGGGACGAGATGCTGTTCCTCACGCCGGAGGAAGCCGATCGCGTCATCCAGGCGACTCCGGAGCATTGGCGCCCGCTGATCCTCCTGTTCATGGCGACCGGCCTGCGCTGGAGCGAAGCGATGGGGTTGCGGAAGCGGGACATCGACCTGGTGCGGAACCGCCTGCACGTCCGGCTCCAGACGGTCGAGGTCAGCGGCCGGCCCATCGACCAGACACCGAAGACCAAACGCGGCAAGCGGCACGTGACCTTTCAGCACGACATCGCCGAGGTGCTGCGCCCCCTGCTCGACGGTAAGAGGTCCGACGACCGCGTGTTCACGGGCCCGAAGGGTGGACTCATCCGCCGCAAGGAGTTCTACGAGATTTGGTGGTTCGTGCGCGAGGCCGCCGGGTTCCCCGGACTGCGACTGCACGACCTGAGGCACACGCACGTAGCGTGGCTCATCGCGGCGAACGTGCCGCTGTCGGCGATCAGCCGGCGGATCGGCCACAAGGACATCGGATTCACCGACCAGCGGTACGGCCACCTCCTACCGGAGGTCGACGAGGGCGTTGTGGCGGCAGTGGAGGCCGCAATGCGCAAGGTCGACTTTAGGGGGAACGTAGGGGAACCGGTCCCCGCTTGA
- a CDS encoding DUF6011 domain-containing protein encodes MAEPTPVWCIDCDRELHTPESRARRVGAGCWRKRKAAARAAAVQAVSATLPGMSGRGGRPGPGQEPIDGLGALVDGSVR; translated from the coding sequence ATGGCTGAGCCGACCCCGGTGTGGTGCATCGACTGCGACCGCGAGCTTCACACCCCGGAGTCCCGCGCGCGCCGGGTCGGTGCAGGCTGCTGGCGTAAGCGCAAGGCGGCCGCCCGCGCCGCCGCCGTCCAGGCCGTGTCGGCCACCCTGCCCGGCATGTCCGGGCGGGGTGGCCGCCCCGGGCCCGGACAGGAACCGATCGACGGCCTCGGTGCCCTCGTCGACGGGTCGGTCCGGTGA
- a CDS encoding cysteine hydrolase has product MTADRPVLVVTDMQNGFVREQSAHVVPIVVDLVHRWQAAGGDTLFTRYLNYPDSPFERFFGWRRLQSPPETDIISELQCYAERGAVLDKTIYSPFTIDGIKMFEQRGWKEFYFCGIATESCVLKGAVDAFERNLTPWLIADASASHAGPAAHDAGLLVARRFIGPNQVIGLSEIPCTLVGEH; this is encoded by the coding sequence ATGACGGCGGATCGACCGGTCCTGGTAGTAACCGACATGCAGAATGGATTCGTTCGAGAGCAGTCGGCGCATGTCGTACCTATTGTTGTGGACCTCGTCCACCGCTGGCAGGCTGCCGGTGGTGACACTCTATTTACTCGGTATTTGAACTATCCAGACAGCCCGTTCGAACGTTTCTTCGGATGGCGACGCCTGCAGTCACCGCCCGAAACTGACATCATTTCAGAACTGCAGTGCTACGCCGAACGCGGAGCCGTACTCGACAAGACCATCTACAGCCCGTTCACGATAGACGGCATCAAAATGTTCGAGCAGCGAGGCTGGAAGGAATTCTATTTCTGTGGCATCGCAACAGAGAGTTGCGTGCTAAAGGGTGCGGTCGACGCCTTTGAGCGGAACCTTACCCCATGGCTTATAGCCGATGCATCAGCCAGTCATGCTGGGCCAGCGGCACACGATGCGGGCCTACTGGTTGCACGTCGGTTCATCGGCCCCAACCAGGTAATCGGACTGAGCGAAATCCCTTGCACGCTGGTCGGCGAGCATTAG
- a CDS encoding GNAT family N-acetyltransferase, translating into MEFEVRRIGPELTAEAAAVLADAFDDYPWTAWTVAADRHRERLEAMFAQTVDAVGLPYGDVWAALGSDGRPAAVAVWLRPDRPVPDEVWAGVAARGAELAGDRHPAMLAADATCAPLRSAEPAVLLATVGVRRADQGRGLGGRVLRPGLAEADRARLPTVLETSSAQNVRFYQRLGFAVTGQVQVPDTDLEPDRDRH; encoded by the coding sequence ATGGAGTTCGAGGTACGCCGAATCGGGCCGGAGCTGACCGCCGAGGCGGCTGCCGTGCTCGCCGACGCCTTCGACGACTACCCCTGGACGGCCTGGACGGTGGCGGCGGACCGGCACCGGGAGCGGCTGGAGGCGATGTTCGCCCAGACCGTCGACGCGGTCGGACTGCCCTACGGTGACGTCTGGGCGGCGCTGGGGTCCGACGGCCGACCGGCCGCAGTGGCGGTCTGGCTGCGACCGGACCGGCCCGTCCCGGACGAGGTCTGGGCCGGTGTGGCGGCCCGGGGCGCCGAGCTGGCCGGTGACCGACACCCGGCGATGCTCGCCGCCGACGCCACCTGCGCGCCGCTGCGGTCGGCCGAGCCGGCCGTCCTGCTGGCCACCGTCGGCGTACGCCGGGCCGACCAGGGACGGGGGCTGGGCGGCCGGGTGTTGCGGCCCGGCCTGGCGGAGGCGGACCGCGCTCGCCTGCCGACCGTGCTGGAGACGTCGTCGGCGCAGAACGTGCGGTTCTACCAGCGGCTCGGTTTCGCGGTGACGGGACAGGTGCAGGTGCCCGACACCGACCTGGAACCCGACCGAGACCGGCACTGA
- a CDS encoding cytochrome P450, with protein sequence MTVADPEAGIRLRHPFHVDADGVNRPPGPDKHPNYGRFAATGSGGGRVVRQVCGESVPALLICRYADVREVLRRQDVFSRSAARAADPVDVTGTMLGMDGVEHARVRGTVKDLFTRPAVAGLRGRIEAEAAAQLATLRGRDGRADLLRDFAIPFTLHVVCDLLGLPQQGRAQFRRWGDMFLADSDLTRDEAARAAEEMGGYLWGQIERRRGCPAGDLLTRIAETAADQPVDVQIKLPVSLVVGGWETAASSIATFLYVLRTRPYQGYASGWEYLFDHPGKLDSAITELERLHSTTNADDMPRRALADVELPSGARLTAGDVVIPSHDAANRDPRVFPDPERMDFDRDPNPHLSFGYGPHFCVGAHLGALEVRTAIGLLLRELPNLRLAVPADEVRWKAGHAILGPEELPIEW encoded by the coding sequence ATGACCGTCGCCGACCCGGAGGCCGGTATCCGCCTCCGTCACCCGTTCCATGTCGACGCCGACGGAGTGAACCGGCCGCCCGGCCCGGACAAGCACCCCAACTACGGGCGGTTCGCGGCCACCGGCTCCGGGGGGGGGCGGGTGGTCCGGCAGGTCTGCGGCGAGTCCGTCCCGGCCCTGCTGATCTGCCGGTACGCGGACGTGCGGGAGGTGCTGCGGCGGCAGGACGTCTTCTCCCGGTCCGCTGCCAGGGCGGCCGATCCGGTCGACGTGACCGGGACGATGCTCGGGATGGACGGGGTCGAGCACGCCCGGGTCCGGGGCACGGTCAAGGACCTCTTCACCCGCCCGGCGGTGGCCGGGCTGCGCGGCCGGATCGAGGCCGAGGCGGCTGCCCAGCTCGCCACCCTGCGGGGCCGGGACGGGCGGGCCGACCTGCTCCGGGACTTCGCCATCCCGTTCACCCTGCACGTCGTATGCGATCTGCTCGGCCTCCCGCAGCAGGGCCGGGCGCAGTTCCGCCGCTGGGGTGACATGTTCCTGGCCGACAGCGATCTGACCCGCGACGAGGCTGCCCGCGCTGCCGAGGAGATGGGCGGATACCTGTGGGGGCAGATCGAGCGACGCCGGGGCTGCCCGGCCGGCGACCTGCTGACGCGGATCGCCGAGACCGCCGCCGACCAGCCGGTGGACGTCCAGATCAAGCTGCCGGTCTCGCTGGTGGTGGGGGGCTGGGAGACCGCCGCCAGCTCCATCGCCACCTTCCTGTACGTGCTCCGGACGCGTCCGTACCAGGGGTACGCCTCCGGCTGGGAGTACCTCTTCGACCATCCCGGGAAGCTGGATTCCGCGATCACCGAGCTGGAACGGCTGCACTCCACCACGAACGCCGACGACATGCCGCGCCGGGCGCTGGCCGACGTGGAGCTGCCCAGCGGTGCGCGGCTCACCGCAGGGGACGTCGTGATCCCCTCGCACGACGCCGCCAACCGGGATCCACGGGTCTTCCCGGACCCGGAGCGGATGGACTTCGACCGCGACCCCAATCCGCACCTCTCCTTCGGGTACGGCCCGCACTTCTGCGTCGGAGCGCACCTGGGTGCGTTGGAGGTGCGGACCGCGATCGGGTTGCTCCTGCGCGAACTGCCCAATCTGCGGCTCGCGGTACCCGCCGACGAGGTGCGCTGGAAGGCGGGGCACGCGATCCTCGGGCCGGAGGAGCTGCCGATCGAGTGGTGA
- a CDS encoding NAD(P)/FAD-dependent oxidoreductase: protein MREYYDVVIMGGGPAGSTLGALLAQRTDLRIAIFDREVFPREHIGESFAHPVVPALQESGALAKVLASPCWVKKFGGIFSWDPGRPSIARFDDVLFERDGVHRWTMHVDRAEFDHILLDHVADVGVDVFQGVAVTAYEPDGRGGLVRLGDDRTVRAGCFVDASGRQSNVSAARNKRGWLSNFKNIAIWQHFTNCGQTQNLVADWNIFTADNLSPIGCFAFRDGWCWYIPVPKVIDGRRVLTHSIGIVTNPAVLREPGRDFTDQETFLETVRQVPYLKELIGDAVPVAGNMLTATNYSRVSEEFTDYDERHLLVGDAAFFVDPLFSSGVAVALTQAATAALLLQKTTDGSLDEDDQRQLWQDYNAKWHGTAETFALMIDQWYHAIAKNNPGSIYWNTRGTGIDLGIREQTFDALLNTAFQPALLEVMTHGSRKIEDLDAAGPYLAASALAEPAGLTDDAVVALAPTAAIRDSVTFVVPGFKATNPPANVQLPPAILDGMTDYWRNPITNAASVPSPLRDTIPCRRIYSTDDPHGVTIDADPRRDGVDELWNLLSGGPVKYGEIAPRLSPPQTRLVKRMCVTGFLQVNPATRPPTAPPQSS from the coding sequence GTGCGGGAGTACTACGACGTCGTGATCATGGGCGGTGGCCCGGCCGGGTCCACCCTCGGTGCCCTGCTCGCCCAGCGCACCGATCTGCGAATTGCGATCTTCGACAGGGAGGTGTTTCCCCGCGAGCACATCGGTGAGTCCTTTGCCCATCCCGTTGTTCCGGCGCTTCAGGAGAGCGGTGCGCTGGCCAAGGTTCTCGCCAGCCCGTGCTGGGTGAAGAAGTTCGGTGGCATTTTCTCCTGGGACCCGGGCCGGCCCAGCATCGCCCGCTTCGACGATGTGCTGTTCGAGCGGGACGGGGTGCACCGGTGGACGATGCATGTCGACCGGGCGGAGTTCGACCACATCCTGCTGGACCACGTGGCGGATGTGGGTGTGGACGTGTTCCAGGGTGTGGCGGTGACGGCGTACGAGCCGGACGGGCGCGGGGGCCTGGTGCGGCTGGGCGACGACCGGACGGTGCGTGCGGGTTGTTTCGTGGACGCGTCGGGGCGGCAGAGCAACGTGTCGGCGGCCCGCAACAAGCGCGGTTGGCTGTCGAACTTCAAGAACATCGCGATCTGGCAGCACTTCACCAACTGCGGTCAGACCCAGAACCTCGTCGCGGACTGGAACATATTCACCGCGGACAACCTCTCCCCGATCGGTTGCTTCGCCTTCCGTGACGGCTGGTGCTGGTACATCCCGGTTCCGAAGGTCATCGATGGCCGGCGGGTCCTGACCCATTCGATCGGCATCGTGACGAACCCGGCCGTGCTCCGGGAACCGGGTCGTGACTTCACCGACCAGGAGACCTTCCTGGAAACGGTGCGCCAGGTGCCGTACCTGAAGGAGTTGATCGGTGATGCGGTGCCGGTCGCCGGCAACATGTTGACCGCCACCAACTACTCCCGGGTCAGCGAGGAGTTCACCGACTACGACGAGCGGCACCTGCTTGTCGGCGACGCCGCGTTCTTCGTCGACCCGCTGTTCTCCTCGGGGGTCGCGGTGGCCCTGACCCAGGCGGCGACCGCCGCCCTGCTGTTGCAGAAGACGACCGACGGCAGTCTCGACGAGGACGATCAGCGTCAACTGTGGCAGGACTACAACGCCAAGTGGCACGGCACCGCTGAGACGTTCGCGTTGATGATCGACCAGTGGTACCACGCGATCGCGAAGAACAACCCGGGCAGCATCTACTGGAACACCCGCGGCACGGGCATCGACCTCGGCATCCGCGAGCAGACCTTCGACGCTCTGCTCAACACGGCGTTCCAGCCGGCGTTGCTGGAGGTCATGACGCACGGCAGTCGGAAGATCGAGGACCTGGACGCGGCCGGCCCGTACCTGGCGGCGAGTGCTCTCGCCGAGCCGGCGGGCCTGACCGATGACGCGGTCGTCGCGCTGGCCCCCACTGCGGCGATCCGCGACAGTGTCACGTTCGTGGTGCCGGGCTTCAAGGCCACCAACCCACCGGCGAACGTTCAACTCCCGCCCGCGATCCTCGACGGGATGACGGACTACTGGCGAAATCCGATCACCAACGCCGCCTCGGTGCCGTCGCCACTGCGGGACACGATCCCGTGCCGGCGGATCTACTCCACCGACGATCCCCACGGCGTCACCATCGACGCCGATCCCCGCCGGGACGGCGTGGACGAACTGTGGAACCTGCTGAGCGGCGGCCCCGTCAAGTACGGCGAGATCGCACCCCGCCTCAGCCCGCCGCAGACGCGACTGGTGAAGCGGATGTGCGTGACCGGCTTCCTCCAGGTCAATCCGGCGACCCGACCACCGACGGCCCCGCCGCAGTCAAGCTGA